In Methylomonas sp. ZR1, one DNA window encodes the following:
- a CDS encoding RHS repeat domain-containing protein encodes MAETDSQRSRTYLFEPGSFRPLALHEQDNTQASGTTYLYHLDHLGTPRELTDSQGKIVWSARYRAYCNLALADVEAIDNPLRFQGQYYDQETGLHYNLNRYYDPNAGQLIHQDPIGLLGGSNL; translated from the coding sequence TTGGCGGAAACCGATAGCCAGCGTAGCCGTACCTACTTATTCGAACCCGGCAGCTTCCGGCCCTTGGCGCTGCACGAACAGGACAACACCCAAGCCAGCGGCACCACCTACCTCTACCACCTGGACCATCTCGGCACGCCCAGGGAGCTGACCGACAGCCAAGGTAAAATCGTCTGGTCCGCCCGCTACCGCGCCTACTGCAACCTGGCCCTGGCCGACGTGGAAGCCATCGACAACCCCCTGCGCTTTCAAGGTCAGTATTACGACCAAGAAACCGGTTTGCATTACAACCTGAACCGGTATTACGATCCTAATGCAGGGCAGCTTATTCATCAGGATCCGATTGGACTGTTGGGCGGGAGCAATCTATAA
- a CDS encoding barstar family protein produces the protein MSDNQGFITADSINAELIVYECQQNGWLIYTLPSNICSKDQFFKAVRDNLPLEPPLQNKKSWDALADSLWSGLDSLPDSNILIIWPDTTTIKTKAPEDFDIAMEILVDLPHSLANAKLTLGKTKNLLILCVL, from the coding sequence ATGTCAGATAATCAAGGATTTATTACTGCTGATTCAATAAACGCCGAATTAATAGTTTACGAGTGTCAGCAAAATGGGTGGCTGATTTACACACTTCCTTCCAACATTTGCTCTAAAGATCAGTTCTTTAAAGCGGTCCGCGACAATTTGCCATTGGAACCTCCACTACAAAACAAGAAGAGCTGGGATGCGCTCGCTGATTCATTGTGGTCGGGGCTAGATAGCCTACCGGATAGTAATATTCTTATCATATGGCCGGACACCACAACCATTAAAACAAAAGCTCCTGAAGATTTTGATATTGCAATGGAGATATTGGTGGATCTGCCGCATTCCCTCGCGAACGCAAAACTAACTTTAGGAAAAACAAAAAATCTCTTAATATTATGCGTGCTTTGA
- a CDS encoding IS110 family transposase: MSHFYLGIDVSKAKLDCSLRLSNGKFRAKVVPNSLEGFTALLTWLNAQKAESVQVCMEATGIYWEDVAQHLATNGLTVSVVNPAQIKAYGASRLTRSKTDTVDAKLIADFCAERKPSAWQPRCEAEVTLRALVLRLDALQTMRTQESNRLQVAREAVREDIQQHLNWLDTAIQQLIDAINDHIDRHPDLKQQRELLDSIPGIGERTSAIILAFYADTSRFANSRQAAAFAGLDPRQYESGSSIKGKPRLSKIGHSFLRKAMYMPAMVTLYKTAWGKQFRNRLACAGKPNKLIIGAMMRKLIHVAFGVLKSAKPFDSAIHLA, translated from the coding sequence ATGTCCCATTTTTATCTCGGTATCGATGTTTCAAAAGCCAAGCTGGATTGCTCATTACGCTTGTCCAACGGTAAGTTTCGCGCCAAAGTGGTTCCCAATTCGCTTGAAGGCTTTACAGCTTTGTTGACGTGGCTAAACGCCCAAAAAGCTGAATCCGTGCAGGTCTGCATGGAAGCGACCGGCATTTATTGGGAAGACGTTGCTCAGCATCTGGCAACCAACGGCTTAACTGTCAGCGTCGTCAATCCGGCACAAATCAAAGCTTATGGCGCTTCACGGCTCACCCGCAGCAAGACCGATACGGTCGATGCTAAACTCATTGCCGATTTCTGCGCCGAACGCAAACCATCCGCTTGGCAACCCCGTTGCGAGGCGGAAGTCACGTTACGCGCACTAGTGCTGCGCCTGGACGCCCTGCAAACCATGCGCACCCAAGAAAGCAACCGTTTGCAGGTGGCTCGCGAAGCGGTGCGCGAGGACATTCAGCAGCATCTGAATTGGCTGGATACCGCTATCCAACAATTGATCGACGCCATCAATGATCACATTGATCGCCATCCCGATCTCAAGCAACAGCGCGAATTACTCGACAGCATCCCCGGCATTGGCGAGCGCACCAGCGCTATTATCCTAGCGTTCTACGCCGATACCTCGCGCTTCGCCAATAGCCGACAAGCCGCAGCCTTTGCCGGACTCGATCCTAGGCAATACGAATCGGGTAGTAGTATTAAGGGCAAACCCAGACTCTCCAAAATAGGCCACTCGTTCTTGCGAAAAGCCATGTATATGCCAGCCATGGTCACATTGTATAAAACCGCCTGGGGGAAACAATTCAGGAACCGATTAGCCTGCGCCGGTAAGCCCAATAAACTCATTATCGGCGCCATGATGCGAAAATTGATTCATGTGGCGTTCGGCGTCTTAAAATCCGCCAAACCCTTCGATTCGGCTATTCATTTGGCTTGA
- the tssJ gene encoding type VI secretion system lipoprotein TssJ — MLLARLLPVFFASLLAACAEVPEQPAPPPPTVVELTLNSTASINPDADGKASPVVLRIYELREQSGFNGADFFAIFDKEQATLAADLVRKQELVIKPGENKSLRIEPAADTRVLGFFAAFRKLDNAGWRTLTELKAHQNNAVLLKLDANSLTVTNTPTEPAPAAPKED, encoded by the coding sequence ATGTTGTTAGCCAGATTACTGCCAGTTTTTTTTGCCTCGTTGTTGGCTGCGTGTGCAGAGGTGCCTGAGCAACCGGCTCCGCCACCGCCAACAGTCGTTGAGCTTACGCTAAACAGCACCGCCTCAATTAACCCCGACGCCGACGGTAAAGCCTCGCCGGTGGTGTTAAGAATTTACGAATTGCGGGAGCAAAGTGGTTTTAACGGTGCCGATTTTTTTGCCATATTCGATAAAGAGCAGGCTACTTTGGCCGCCGATTTGGTACGCAAACAAGAGTTGGTGATAAAGCCCGGCGAGAATAAATCCTTGCGGATCGAGCCGGCTGCGGATACCCGGGTATTGGGGTTTTTTGCGGCTTTTCGTAAATTGGATAATGCCGGCTGGCGCACTTTGACCGAGTTGAAGGCTCATCAGAACAATGCGGTGTTACTGAAGCTGGATGCCAATAGTCTAACCGTGACCAATACGCCAACGGAACCCGCACCCGCAGCACCTAAAGAAGATTAA
- the prlC gene encoding oligopeptidase A, with the protein MTNPLLENTELPQFSKILPEHVEPAISQLLTEARQTIDRQLQAGGPYTWQNLIEPIEAAEDRLNKAWSPVSHMNSVVNSEAMRDAYNACLGKLSEYATETGQNRALYEAYQAIHDSADFAKLDRAQQKIVNNALRDFHLSGVDLPPEQQARYKEINQQLSKLASQYEEHLLDATNAWHKQITHLDDLAGLPESALAQAKQAAEAEGKDGWLINLQFPSYLAVMTYADNRELRREHYEAFCTRASDQGPHAGQWDNSELMEQILALRHEKAQLLGFNNYAEYSLATKMAKSTEDVVKFLEDLADKSWRQARRDLTELKEFAAAEHGLNDLQAWDIGYYSEKMRQHFYQLSQEEVKAYFPDNKVVPGLFAIVEKLYGLQISEIKDFDTWHPDARFYQILDKHGQLRGRFFLDLYARAKKRGGAWMDDCVCRKKVGDTLQTPVAYLTCNFTPPTGKDPALLTHDEVETLFHEFGHGLHHMLTQIDHLGVSGINGVEWDAVELPSQFMENWCWEKEALGLISGHYQTGEPLPDTLYDKMLAAKNFQAGMMMVRQLEFSLFDFKMHRDYDPAKGGQIYSILKQVRDQVAVVKVPEFNRFAHSFSHIFAGGYAAGYYSYKWAEVLSADAFSLFEEKGIFDRATGEAFLHNILEQGGSSDAMTLFKNFRGREPNIDALLRHNGIAA; encoded by the coding sequence ATGACCAATCCTTTGCTCGAAAACACCGAACTACCGCAATTTTCTAAAATCCTGCCCGAACACGTGGAGCCGGCCATCAGCCAGTTACTCACCGAAGCCCGGCAAACCATAGACCGGCAACTGCAAGCCGGCGGTCCCTACACCTGGCAAAACCTGATCGAACCGATCGAAGCCGCCGAAGACCGCTTGAACAAGGCTTGGTCGCCGGTCAGCCACATGAATTCGGTAGTCAACAGCGAAGCGATGCGCGATGCCTACAATGCCTGCCTCGGCAAACTCAGCGAATATGCCACAGAAACCGGCCAAAACCGCGCCTTGTACGAGGCCTACCAAGCCATACACGACAGCGCGGACTTTGCCAAGCTCGACCGCGCCCAACAAAAAATCGTCAACAACGCCCTGCGCGACTTTCATTTGTCCGGCGTGGATTTGCCGCCCGAACAACAGGCGCGTTATAAAGAAATCAACCAGCAATTATCGAAACTAGCCAGTCAATACGAAGAACATTTACTGGACGCCACCAACGCCTGGCACAAACAGATTACCCATCTCGACGATTTGGCCGGCCTGCCGGAATCGGCTCTGGCCCAAGCCAAACAAGCCGCCGAAGCGGAAGGCAAAGACGGCTGGTTGATCAACCTGCAATTCCCGTCGTATCTGGCGGTGATGACCTACGCTGACAACCGCGAACTGCGCCGCGAACATTATGAGGCCTTCTGCACCCGAGCCTCCGATCAAGGCCCGCATGCCGGACAATGGGATAATTCCGAATTGATGGAACAAATCCTGGCGCTGCGCCACGAGAAAGCCCAATTGCTGGGCTTTAACAACTACGCCGAATATTCGCTGGCTACTAAAATGGCCAAATCCACCGAAGATGTGGTGAAGTTTCTGGAAGATTTGGCCGACAAATCCTGGCGCCAAGCCCGCCGGGATTTGACTGAATTGAAAGAGTTTGCTGCCGCCGAGCACGGCCTAAACGACTTGCAAGCCTGGGACATCGGCTATTACTCGGAAAAAATGCGCCAGCATTTCTACCAACTGTCGCAAGAAGAAGTGAAAGCCTATTTCCCCGACAACAAAGTCGTGCCCGGCCTGTTTGCCATCGTCGAAAAACTCTATGGTCTGCAAATCAGCGAAATCAAAGACTTCGATACCTGGCACCCCGACGCCCGCTTTTATCAAATCCTGGATAAACACGGCCAGTTGCGCGGACGTTTCTTCCTGGACCTTTACGCCCGCGCCAAAAAACGCGGCGGCGCCTGGATGGACGACTGCGTCTGCCGTAAAAAAGTCGGCGATACACTACAAACACCGGTGGCGTATCTGACCTGCAACTTTACGCCACCAACAGGTAAGGATCCGGCCCTGCTGACCCACGACGAAGTGGAAACCTTGTTCCACGAGTTCGGCCACGGCCTACACCATATGCTGACCCAAATCGACCACCTCGGTGTCTCGGGCATTAACGGCGTCGAGTGGGATGCGGTGGAATTGCCTAGCCAATTCATGGAAAACTGGTGCTGGGAAAAAGAAGCGCTGGGCCTGATCTCGGGCCATTATCAAACCGGCGAACCGCTGCCCGATACGTTGTACGACAAAATGTTGGCGGCGAAGAACTTCCAAGCCGGCATGATGATGGTGCGGCAACTTGAATTCAGCCTATTCGATTTCAAGATGCATCGGGATTACGACCCTGCCAAGGGTGGCCAGATTTACAGCATCCTCAAACAGGTGCGCGATCAGGTAGCCGTAGTCAAGGTACCGGAATTCAACCGTTTCGCCCATAGCTTCTCGCATATTTTCGCCGGCGGTTATGCGGCCGGTTATTACAGCTACAAATGGGCGGAAGTGTTGTCGGCGGATGCTTTTTCCTTATTCGAGGAAAAAGGCATCTTCGACCGAGCCACTGGCGAAGCATTCTTGCATAACATTTTGGAACAAGGCGGCAGTAGCGACGCGATGACGCTGTTCAAAAACTTCCGCGGCCGCGAACCCAATATCGACGCCCTGCTCAGACATAACGGTATCGCCGCGTAA
- a CDS encoding HDOD domain-containing protein: MNWFSKLLEKNTTANKPSRKALPPGAEHRGSLPTDNTVSKPSSTHRQALSVAQLKKFAPLRDLDDAALSSLPHLSLAYAKGAIIFTLGQPTSSVLYLLAGQLSMQPDSDSHYQIDADSTLANLPLNSGSRCGATATALSDVRILEIPIQLNRLWTDKSQESANCVELVDIQLPEPINGSRFFNSFAQAYRENKLRLPSLPDVALKLKDAVQKDIGIRGAAEIIQLDPPIVAKLIQVANSPLYATEIPINNCHDAVARIGLNATRNLVMGISMKQLFSCTDPELMKGMQALWKNSLYVSSLSFVLAQECSNINPEDALLGGLIADIGAIPLLHFAEQFPDGGPSFQELKTALPYLRGPVGVLMLHTLGFPEQLGNVPHQAENWLYDSGPELTMTDIVILAKLHSYFGSGNARDLPYINSIPSYSKLNHGKLNPDFSLMVLKKAQNRVNAAMHLLS, from the coding sequence ATGAATTGGTTTTCCAAGCTACTGGAAAAAAACACCACCGCCAACAAACCAAGCCGGAAAGCCTTGCCGCCTGGTGCAGAACACCGGGGTAGCCTACCAACCGACAACACAGTATCCAAACCCAGCAGCACTCATCGGCAAGCGCTTAGCGTCGCACAGCTGAAAAAATTCGCACCCTTACGCGATCTCGATGACGCAGCCCTAAGCTCGCTGCCGCATCTCAGTTTGGCCTACGCCAAAGGGGCGATTATTTTTACCCTGGGGCAACCGACCAGCAGTGTTCTGTATTTGTTGGCCGGCCAACTATCGATGCAACCGGATAGCGATAGCCACTATCAAATCGACGCCGATTCCACGCTAGCCAATCTGCCGCTGAACAGCGGTAGCCGCTGCGGCGCTACCGCCACGGCGCTCAGCGATGTGCGTATTTTGGAAATCCCTATCCAACTCAACCGCTTATGGACAGATAAAAGTCAGGAAAGCGCCAATTGCGTGGAACTGGTCGACATTCAACTACCGGAGCCGATCAACGGCAGCCGCTTTTTCAACAGCTTCGCCCAAGCCTATCGGGAAAACAAACTGCGCCTGCCTTCTTTGCCGGATGTCGCCCTGAAACTAAAAGATGCGGTGCAAAAAGACATCGGTATCCGCGGGGCCGCTGAGATTATTCAGCTGGACCCGCCTATCGTGGCAAAATTAATCCAGGTGGCGAACAGCCCTTTGTACGCCACAGAAATACCGATCAACAATTGCCATGACGCGGTAGCTCGCATCGGCCTGAATGCGACGCGGAATCTGGTGATGGGCATCAGTATGAAACAATTATTCAGTTGCACCGACCCGGAACTCATGAAAGGCATGCAGGCCTTATGGAAAAACAGCCTGTATGTCTCAAGTTTAAGCTTTGTCTTGGCCCAGGAGTGCAGCAACATCAACCCGGAGGACGCCCTGCTGGGCGGCTTGATTGCCGACATCGGCGCGATTCCCTTACTGCATTTTGCCGAACAATTTCCCGACGGCGGCCCCAGCTTTCAGGAACTAAAAACCGCACTGCCCTATTTACGCGGCCCGGTCGGCGTACTGATGCTGCACACGCTGGGTTTTCCCGAACAACTGGGCAACGTTCCGCATCAAGCAGAAAACTGGCTGTACGACAGCGGCCCTGAACTAACGATGACCGACATCGTCATCCTCGCCAAATTACACAGCTATTTCGGTTCCGGCAATGCCCGAGATCTGCCTTATATCAACTCGATTCCGTCTTACAGCAAACTAAATCACGGTAAACTCAACCCTGATTTTTCCTTGATGGTGTTGAAAAAAGCCCAAAATCGGGTCAACGCCGCCATGCATTTATTATCCTAA
- a CDS encoding HDOD domain-containing protein, with protein sequence MIWKFLKKSPDKTPTESSPTPAAVNQLPLSYLQKLIPLGDLPAADLLAIPVTMRNFNPGDIIFNRGAEAEQLSYLYTGNVYLEANNGAGYTVEADTFKACYPLATSGEHAFSAIAKSPTQIIYMPLSNLQHSSKPVNNPLINPKSIPPQLRNSFFFDSFCDAFRADNLHVPSLPDVALRLRSALQKDISIADAVKILNLDPVISSKLIQVANSPIYRGSNPITSSHDAVNRLGFKTTQNLVTSISLHQLFRSRNRQLNNIIQTLWKQSIQIASLSHTLAGLTRKVNADEALLAGLIHNIGALPIVTFAESMDMSRYTEEELQASIVCLQGLLGTHILKKWHFPDSFQQIPVNTTNWYFDDGQGLQLYDVVLLAKFHSQLGGTNTQKLPPLNTLPAFQKLDDSALTPDMSLKALQDAKQQIAEAINFFRT encoded by the coding sequence ATGATCTGGAAATTTTTAAAAAAATCCCCGGACAAAACGCCGACAGAGAGCAGCCCCACTCCAGCAGCCGTCAACCAATTGCCCTTGAGCTATCTGCAAAAGCTCATCCCGCTGGGGGACTTACCGGCGGCGGACTTGCTGGCGATACCGGTGACCATGCGAAACTTTAACCCCGGCGACATCATATTTAACCGCGGCGCCGAGGCGGAACAACTAAGCTATCTCTACACCGGCAACGTCTATCTGGAAGCGAATAATGGCGCCGGTTATACGGTCGAAGCCGACACCTTTAAAGCCTGTTATCCTCTGGCAACATCCGGCGAACACGCCTTCAGCGCGATAGCCAAATCGCCTACCCAAATCATCTACATGCCGCTGTCCAACTTGCAGCACAGCAGCAAACCCGTCAACAATCCGCTGATCAACCCAAAGAGCATTCCGCCCCAGCTGCGAAACAGCTTTTTTTTCGATAGCTTTTGCGATGCGTTCAGAGCCGACAACCTGCATGTTCCCAGCCTGCCGGATGTTGCCTTGCGTTTGCGTAGCGCCTTGCAAAAGGACATCAGCATCGCCGATGCGGTGAAGATTTTAAACCTGGACCCGGTTATATCCTCCAAACTGATTCAAGTCGCAAATAGCCCGATCTACCGCGGCAGCAACCCCATCACCAGCAGCCATGATGCCGTGAATCGGCTAGGATTTAAAACCACGCAAAACCTGGTTACCAGCATCAGCCTGCACCAGCTGTTCAGAAGCCGCAACCGGCAACTGAACAACATTATTCAGACACTTTGGAAACAAAGCATCCAGATTGCCAGCCTCAGCCACACGCTGGCCGGGCTTACCCGAAAAGTAAACGCCGACGAAGCTTTACTGGCTGGGCTAATTCACAACATCGGCGCCTTACCGATTGTCACTTTTGCCGAAAGCATGGACATGTCGCGCTATACCGAAGAAGAGTTACAGGCCAGCATCGTCTGCCTGCAAGGTTTGTTGGGCACCCATATTTTGAAAAAATGGCATTTCCCCGATAGTTTCCAGCAAATTCCCGTCAATACCACAAATTGGTACTTTGACGACGGCCAGGGCCTGCAACTCTATGACGTTGTGCTGTTAGCTAAATTTCACAGCCAACTCGGCGGCACCAATACCCAGAAACTGCCGCCGCTAAACACCTTGCCTGCCTTTCAAAAACTGGACGATAGCGCACTGACGCCGGATATGTCTCTGAAGGCATTACAGGACGCAAAACAACAAATTGCCGAGGCCATCAACTTTTTCAGGACATAA
- a CDS encoding HDOD domain-containing protein: MSGIRAFFEKSHAKGKPQRGGQRITPETLKQLFPIRNLSDEILQTFATENHVETLAAGSTLFSVNQQATCAMYLLRGTVILADHNGKSYEISAGSAQAKFPICSGIKHTATATAKTEIDLLRVSLKIMLTPSRQDHGKLSIPEELHHNRLLSLFVEHFENNDHEIEIPSLPEVAINLRKAIQRDVNIDEAVKIIQLDPAISAKLIEVANCPLYLTNVPAKNCKDAVVRIGLNATRNLVTALSMKQIFKSKSPLIKNHLEDLWKQSLYLSGLCHVLASHSMQQNPENALLAGLVCDIGVIPFLSFTANLPPEYHNDAEILEAMPIIKGPVGAVVLKEWDFAEEFIDVAKSSSDWFQNSGDTLTVTDIVVLSRLHALIGKTATADLPAITAIPAAAKLKNFSLSPENTLAILHDAKTKIHEALSIFSS, encoded by the coding sequence ATGAGTGGAATTAGAGCTTTTTTTGAAAAATCCCATGCTAAAGGCAAACCGCAGCGCGGTGGGCAACGCATTACCCCGGAAACTCTAAAACAGTTATTCCCCATCAGGAATTTAAGCGACGAGATATTACAAACTTTCGCCACTGAAAATCACGTCGAAACCCTGGCAGCCGGCAGCACTTTGTTCAGCGTCAATCAACAGGCGACTTGCGCAATGTATTTGTTGCGCGGCACGGTGATTTTGGCCGATCACAACGGCAAAAGCTATGAAATATCGGCAGGCAGCGCACAAGCGAAATTCCCGATATGCAGCGGTATTAAGCACACCGCCACCGCCACCGCAAAAACCGAGATAGACCTGTTGCGGGTATCCCTGAAAATCATGCTGACGCCCAGCCGCCAAGACCACGGCAAATTATCTATTCCGGAAGAATTGCACCACAACCGGCTATTGAGCTTATTCGTAGAACATTTCGAAAATAACGACCACGAGATAGAAATCCCCTCATTACCCGAAGTGGCGATCAATTTGCGCAAAGCCATCCAAAGAGATGTCAACATCGACGAAGCCGTCAAGATCATCCAATTGGACCCTGCCATCTCCGCAAAATTGATAGAAGTCGCCAATTGCCCGTTATATCTAACCAACGTGCCAGCGAAAAACTGCAAAGACGCGGTGGTGCGTATCGGCTTAAACGCCACACGCAACCTGGTAACGGCGCTGAGTATGAAGCAGATTTTCAAAAGCAAATCGCCGCTGATTAAAAATCATTTGGAAGATCTGTGGAAACAAAGCCTTTATCTGTCCGGCCTCTGCCATGTGCTGGCCAGCCACAGCATGCAGCAAAATCCGGAAAATGCCTTACTGGCCGGACTGGTCTGCGACATCGGCGTAATTCCCTTTCTAAGTTTTACCGCCAACTTACCACCCGAATACCATAATGACGCCGAAATCCTGGAAGCCATGCCCATCATCAAAGGCCCGGTCGGCGCCGTAGTGTTGAAGGAATGGGATTTTGCCGAAGAGTTCATCGACGTAGCCAAATCGTCCAGCGACTGGTTTCAAAACAGCGGCGATACCTTGACGGTGACCGATATAGTGGTCCTGTCCAGGCTCCACGCCCTGATCGGCAAAACAGCGACCGCCGATCTACCAGCGATTACCGCCATTCCGGCGGCGGCCAAATTGAAAAACTTCTCTTTGTCTCCGGAAAATACGCTGGCCATCCTGCACGATGCCAAAACTAAAATTCACGAAGCTTTGAGCATCTTTTCTTCCTAG
- the aroE gene encoding shikimate dehydrogenase — MMKIDNYAVFGQPISHSKSPRIHKLFAEQTGQLMDYRAQEVPAETFAAATSRFFADGGKGLNCTVPLKELAWQYADQLTERARQAKAVNTLLRQADDSILGDNTDGIGLLNDLTINHGITLKDAEILILGAGGATRGIVPPLLEQQPSGLVIVNRNVSKAHAIAEDFAALGAVHACDYANLMGRQFDLIINATSASLSGDLPPLPEALLKTGGSCYDLAYANQATAFVKWGLANSAAHSLDGLGMLVEQAAEAFFIWRGVRPQTSPVISLLNAERALNNTNG, encoded by the coding sequence ATGATGAAAATTGATAATTACGCGGTATTCGGCCAACCGATCAGCCACAGTAAATCACCGCGTATCCATAAATTATTTGCCGAGCAAACAGGTCAACTGATGGACTATAGGGCCCAAGAGGTGCCTGCGGAAACTTTTGCCGCGGCTACCAGCCGTTTTTTTGCCGATGGCGGCAAAGGCCTGAATTGCACCGTCCCGCTCAAGGAACTGGCTTGGCAATATGCCGACCAACTGACGGAACGCGCTCGTCAAGCAAAAGCCGTCAACACCTTATTGCGCCAAGCGGACGACAGCATTTTGGGCGACAACACCGATGGCATCGGCTTGCTTAACGACTTAACCATAAACCATGGCATCACGCTGAAGGACGCCGAGATTTTGATTCTAGGGGCAGGAGGAGCCACACGCGGCATCGTCCCTCCCCTACTGGAACAGCAGCCGTCGGGATTGGTCATCGTCAATCGCAATGTGAGCAAAGCCCACGCAATTGCCGAGGATTTCGCGGCACTAGGCGCGGTGCATGCTTGCGATTACGCTAATCTTATGGGTCGCCAATTTGATTTGATCATCAACGCCACGTCGGCCAGCCTCAGCGGCGATTTGCCGCCCTTGCCCGAAGCATTGTTGAAAACCGGCGGCAGTTGCTACGACTTGGCTTACGCCAACCAAGCCACCGCATTTGTGAAATGGGGCTTGGCAAATAGCGCCGCGCACAGCCTGGACGGCTTGGGCATGTTGGTAGAGCAGGCCGCCGAAGCGTTCTTTATTTGGCGAGGCGTGCGTCCGCAAACCTCGCCGGTGATTAGCCTGCTAAACGCTGAAAGAGCATTAAACAACACGAACGGATGA
- the hemB gene encoding porphobilinogen synthase yields the protein MSHPNDFFPATRMRRMRYQAFSRRLMRENRLSSDDLICPLFVIEGNNKQEAVASMPGVNRLSIDLVLREAESLLNLGVPAIALFPVTDPNKKSLSAEEAYNPDGLAQRCVRALKDALPELGIITDVALDPFTSHGQDGLLNSQGYVVNDETVEVLCKQALSHAEAGADIVAPSDMMDGRIGAIRAVLESHGHTNTRILAYSAKYASSFYGPFRDAVGSAGNLGGGNKYSYQMDPANSDEALREIALDLREGADMIMVKPGMPYLDIIRRAKEQFGVPTFAYQVSGEYAMLKATSQNGWLNEQQVVMESLLAFKRAGCDAILTYYAKSAAQWLKQL from the coding sequence ATGTCACACCCTAACGACTTTTTCCCGGCCACCCGGATGCGTCGCATGCGTTATCAGGCCTTTTCAAGGCGGCTGATGCGGGAAAATCGCTTAAGCAGCGACGACTTAATCTGCCCGCTATTTGTTATCGAGGGCAATAACAAACAAGAAGCCGTCGCTTCCATGCCGGGCGTCAACCGATTATCCATCGACCTGGTGCTGCGCGAAGCCGAAAGCTTATTAAATCTGGGCGTACCCGCCATTGCTCTATTCCCGGTAACGGATCCGAACAAAAAATCCTTAAGCGCGGAAGAAGCTTATAACCCTGACGGCTTGGCACAACGCTGCGTTCGGGCCTTGAAAGACGCCCTGCCGGAACTCGGGATCATCACCGACGTTGCCTTGGATCCTTTTACCTCGCACGGTCAAGACGGATTGTTGAATAGTCAAGGTTATGTCGTCAACGACGAAACCGTCGAAGTCCTGTGCAAACAGGCCTTGTCGCATGCCGAAGCCGGCGCCGACATCGTCGCCCCTTCCGACATGATGGACGGCCGCATCGGTGCGATCAGAGCCGTGTTGGAATCTCATGGCCATACCAACACCCGAATATTGGCCTATTCCGCCAAATACGCCTCCAGTTTCTATGGCCCTTTCCGCGATGCGGTCGGCTCGGCCGGTAATCTGGGCGGCGGGAATAAATACAGCTATCAAATGGACCCGGCCAATTCAGATGAAGCCTTGCGGGAAATTGCGCTGGATTTACGCGAAGGCGCCGATATGATCATGGTCAAACCCGGCATGCCCTATCTGGACATCATCCGCCGCGCCAAGGAACAATTCGGTGTACCGACCTTTGCTTATCAGGTCAGCGGCGAATATGCGATGCTGAAAGCCACGTCGCAAAACGGCTGGCTGAACGAACAACAAGTGGTGATGGAATCCCTGCTGGCATTCAAGCGCGCCGGCTGCGACGCGATACTGACTTATTACGCTAAATCCGCTGCCCAGTGGCTAAAACAACTATAA
- a CDS encoding phospholipid-binding protein MlaC: MNIKRHMHFIFVVVFSLFAGVFLSLPASAADLSEPQRTIEDASNKLKQRLQDPAFPHDFQKINAFVQEVIYPNVDFDLISSLVLGKMWKDASPAEKESFKKEFQVLLIRTYSRAFFEFKDWSVRFLPITPEEDERKVLIKTEVLQPGLQPIAVNYRMLNVKGQWKAYDIMIEGVSLVTNYRTSFKNEVERTGSLQEVINQLAKRNTEALNSKNNS, from the coding sequence ATGAATATCAAACGTCATATGCATTTTATATTTGTTGTGGTTTTTAGCTTGTTTGCCGGCGTGTTTTTGTCCTTGCCCGCTAGCGCGGCCGATTTGAGCGAGCCGCAACGCACCATTGAGGATGCGTCCAACAAGTTGAAGCAACGCTTACAGGATCCTGCCTTTCCGCATGATTTCCAAAAAATCAATGCCTTCGTCCAGGAAGTCATTTATCCGAATGTGGATTTCGATCTGATTTCTTCCCTGGTGTTGGGGAAAATGTGGAAGGATGCTTCGCCGGCGGAAAAGGAGAGCTTTAAAAAGGAGTTTCAAGTGTTGTTGATCAGAACCTACTCTCGAGCCTTCTTTGAGTTTAAAGACTGGTCTGTACGGTTTTTGCCGATCACCCCGGAAGAAGACGAAAGAAAAGTCCTGATTAAAACTGAAGTGCTGCAACCCGGTTTGCAGCCTATCGCTGTTAACTATCGGATGCTGAACGTCAAAGGCCAATGGAAAGCTTACGACATCATGATCGAAGGCGTCAGTTTGGTGACCAACTATCGTACTAGCTTCAAAAACGAAGTGGAGCGCACCGGTTCGTTGCAAGAGGTCATCAACCAATTGGCTAAACGCAATACCGAAGCATTAAACAGCAAAAATAATTCATAA